A DNA window from Burkholderia sp. HI2500 contains the following coding sequences:
- a CDS encoding ABC transporter permease — MQSLSGSSAPSPSPAPAPVQASGVARRAPRVTGARAIAVLQWGVTLLLCAFLIVPVVMSVLAGLTVNYFRGLSSGLTLRWLEQVWQQYHGSVALSLYVAFATLAIVLAVGVPAGYALARSKSRAARAIEEALVLPVALPGLASALALLVVYGGFTAFRMSLWFIVVGHVVFTLPFMVRAVAAVAAGADLRTLEEGAASLGASFVTRFVTIVLPNLRPGIVAGALAVLTLSIGEFNLTWMLHTPDTKTLPVGLADTYASLRLEVGSAYTILFLLMTLPLLVAMQWLGVDPSGTRALKKRPR; from the coding sequence ATGCAATCGCTTTCCGGCTCTTCCGCGCCGTCGCCGTCGCCGGCTCCCGCTCCCGTGCAGGCGAGCGGCGTCGCCCGCCGCGCGCCGCGCGTCACCGGCGCGCGCGCGATCGCCGTGCTGCAATGGGGCGTCACGCTGCTGCTGTGCGCGTTCCTGATCGTGCCGGTCGTGATGTCGGTGCTCGCGGGCCTCACCGTCAACTATTTCCGCGGCCTGTCGAGCGGCCTCACGCTGCGCTGGCTCGAACAGGTGTGGCAGCAGTATCACGGCTCGGTCGCACTGTCGCTTTACGTGGCCTTCGCGACGCTCGCGATCGTGCTCGCGGTCGGCGTGCCGGCCGGCTACGCGCTCGCACGCAGCAAGAGCCGCGCCGCGCGCGCGATCGAGGAGGCGCTCGTGCTGCCGGTCGCGCTGCCCGGCCTTGCATCGGCGCTCGCGCTGCTGGTCGTGTACGGCGGCTTCACCGCGTTCCGGATGAGCCTGTGGTTCATCGTCGTCGGCCACGTCGTGTTCACGCTGCCGTTCATGGTGCGCGCGGTGGCGGCCGTCGCGGCCGGCGCCGACCTGCGCACGCTCGAGGAAGGCGCGGCCAGCCTGGGTGCGTCGTTCGTCACGCGCTTCGTCACGATCGTGCTGCCGAACCTGCGCCCCGGCATCGTCGCGGGTGCGCTCGCGGTGCTCACGCTGTCGATCGGCGAATTCAACCTCACGTGGATGCTGCACACGCCCGACACCAAGACGCTGCCGGTCGGGCTCGCCGACACGTATGCGTCGCTGCGCCTCGAAGTCGGCAGCGCGTACACGATCCTGTTCCTGCTGATGACGCTGCCGCTGCTCGTCGCAATGCAGTGGCTCGGCGTCGATCCGTCCGGCACGCGGGCACTCAAGAAGCGCCCGCGCTGA
- a CDS encoding ABC transporter permease has product MLDLTFPLRWRVALVAPALAVFAAFWLLPMAALVQVSADGAFFPHYAALLGNARYMKSLGETIALSAGVTLATLVLSTISGLLLARREFAGKRVLLALLTFPLAFPGVVVGFMVIMLAGRQGLIGMLSAKLTGDKWVFAYSVAGLFIGYLYFSIPRVIVTVIAAASKLDASLEEAARSLGASPWRIFVDIVLPALAPGLIAAGAICFATAMGAFGTAFTLATDLNVLPMTIYTEFTLNANIATAAGLSIVLGIVTWAVLALARRFTGHTAAAAA; this is encoded by the coding sequence ATGCTTGACCTGACCTTCCCGCTGCGCTGGCGCGTCGCGCTCGTCGCGCCGGCGCTCGCGGTGTTCGCCGCGTTCTGGCTGCTGCCGATGGCGGCACTCGTGCAGGTGTCCGCCGACGGCGCGTTCTTCCCGCACTACGCGGCGCTGCTCGGCAATGCGCGCTACATGAAGAGCCTCGGCGAGACCATCGCGCTGTCCGCGGGCGTCACGCTCGCGACGCTCGTGCTGTCGACGATCTCGGGCCTCCTGCTCGCTCGCCGCGAATTCGCGGGCAAGCGCGTGCTGCTCGCGCTGCTCACGTTCCCGCTCGCGTTCCCGGGCGTCGTCGTCGGCTTCATGGTGATCATGCTCGCCGGCCGGCAGGGGCTGATCGGCATGCTGTCCGCGAAGCTCACCGGTGACAAGTGGGTCTTCGCGTACTCGGTCGCCGGGCTGTTCATCGGCTACCTGTACTTCTCGATTCCGCGCGTGATCGTCACCGTGATCGCGGCGGCGTCCAAGCTCGACGCGTCGCTCGAGGAAGCCGCGCGTTCGCTCGGCGCGTCGCCGTGGCGCATCTTCGTCGACATCGTGCTGCCCGCGCTCGCGCCCGGGCTGATCGCGGCCGGCGCGATTTGCTTCGCGACCGCGATGGGCGCGTTCGGCACCGCGTTCACGCTCGCCACCGACCTGAACGTGCTGCCGATGACGATCTATACCGAGTTCACGCTGAACGCGAACATCGCGACGGCGGCCGGCCTGTCGATCGTGCTCGGCATCGTCACCTGGGCCGTGCTCGCACTCGCGCGCCGCTTCACCGGCCACACCGCCGCCGCCGCGGCCTGA